GACATTTTAATTGAATTCAACTTTGAGTCCGCTGTCTCCGATCCATCCAGGGTACACTGTCTTGTCAAAGTTTTCGTTCTGCGCAACGGTGAAGTACTCTTTCCAGCCAGAGGTTTTCCCTTTAAAGTAAAATGTACAGATCTGATAACAAACgaatgaaatcaaaatgataTCTTCTGTTGTGTCCTAGAAGTAAGCATAATTTAAGGTTGGGTACCGATGACGATGCACTATCCCGTGAGTAGTGCGGCATAAGCAAATTCCATAAGTTTGTATGTGAAATGCGAGTAAAATCCTTGTTATATTGTCACATTCTTGAAACTCTCACAAAGGACTTAGAATGAGACgtcttcttgcaaatatatcaaACAGGTGGTTTCACAGAGCTTAATTTCGAAATGTAATGGCAACTTAATATTGCCGTTGAACACCTCAAATAGCCTATAAGAGTTGTATTACTTACAGGAAATAGCAACACGTCAGTTTTAATCAGCTCTCTACATTGTTGAGGTCTAAAACTTGAAATGTGAACTGCACAGAATCAAAGGGTGTGGCATATATATGCTCGTCAAAATCACGGGAATGCTACTTTTCTCATCAAATATCTCGCCTATATGCTGTTACCTACAGCATATACATTAAATAAACTTTCAAGATTTAATTTTGGCGTAGTCACCAACTTTCGCTTACCTTGTCTGACAAATGGATTTTGCCCAGAATCTGCTTTGAAAACAGGTAGTACCTCTTTCTGAAGGCTTTTCTTCATACTCTGAAAAGTGCATTTTTCTGCAATATCACTGGTGCTTTCGTCACTCAGTTTCTTGCCCAGAAAATCAGCAATCATTCTTACTTTTCCTCTCAGGTCCTGAAGACAAGCGAAGAAGATAATATCAGTGTTTCGTGAGTAACACCGAATGTTGATGATggtaatttttccattttaaaacaTGCCAGGTTTATCACTCCTCATACGTTTTGCCAAATGAGAGAAAGAATCTCAGGAAAATgctaaaactttgaaattattgTAATACTGTAGCAAGATTCCCCTTTCAACTAAAATGAAAATCCACAGTGATTCACATAGACGTGTTTAGCAAAGACGAATTGCACCAACACAATTCCTTCATTGACATCCCTGACCCTGgaactatttttttcaaagcgGACGTACATTTCACCATCACTGAAAGTATTTAAACAGTGTGTATATTTTGTGTGACGCTGCAATGTCTTCTGGTCGTCATCAGTTGTCTTATTCGTTGCAATGATTATTTAGTTGAATATAAGCGCCGATCTCATCCCTTGATTCGACAGCGAATTCAACACCCATGAGTGTGACCTTGATCGTTTAACCTTAATATTATTGGCGGAAACATGAGAAATGTGAATCGACACGACGTAATTTGATACACTACTCTTCCCGGGGCCTTCCACAGTGTATCAAAAATCTAGTGTGTCGCCTAACGCATTGAAAGGAATTGTCCTTGGCTTATATATTAAACGATAAACAAGAATCATGTATTATTAAGAAGTGAACCAATATATTGATTTTCAACATTGGTGGAAATGTTCCTTTTCAATTTTTAGAAATGCTCCGAGAAGGTAAGGTGGTATCACGAATTACAGCTGAGCTAGCGCATCCTACTTACCTTCTTCATGTCCTCGTAAGTGAAAAAGTACGTTTTTCTGCTCTCGCCTTTTCCACCAGTAGGTCACGTGATTTCCCCAACTCCCAAAGGCAACTAGAAGGTAAAAAGTGCAAACAAACTGAGAAAtgtatcatttcatttcattgcaTCATTATGTATACTTGCCTATAATCTTTCTAAGAGTACGTTAAGGTTGGTAGTTACAGACTGTGCATGTCATCTTTCTCTTTGTACacttttaatttatttgaacTACGATAAACTGGTAACTGGGAGACAAATTTTGTTAACTTAAAGCTTGTTCTTGTATGTAGAAGACGAGAACCTGCATAGGTCGTCAATCGAAGACAGACATTTTGAAGATTATCAAACATACCTGCCCCATTGATGAAGTCTTCATAAAATTGTGACCATTCTGTATAGTCTTTTACATAAGGATCCACTTTATGATGACTATAGAATGAAACTGCAACGTCCTTTGGATTTCTACACACGTAAATAATCTGAGAATAAATACATAGTAAACATAGTAAGCCTTTGGATAATTTGAAATCATTAAGAGCACAGAAACACATAAGACAAATGTCATAGGAAGAAGAATGTTgttgattattatgtttttATCCTTTTGTCAGGTCACCTTGATGACAATACTCATCACACAGTCTTCCAGGGCCCAAACCATCCAAGGCAGAAGGACATCAGAGTACAGTGACGTTATGAAGTAACGTGTATTTATTGCTGAAAATCACGCAGGGTTTGAAGCTTTTCATGAAAGGAAATTCAGGCTTGATTATTTGCCGGGGGATAAAAATTGACTCTCACAGCAAGTATTACCATGAGAAAGTCCTCATTTCATTCGTCAGAAGGCTCTTTTCTGGGTTAGCTTGAACGCTATAATAACAAGATAGGAAGCAAGTGTTCTCACAGTGACAGAACATAAATATTGGTCAACTGTCAGATATTGACGGATATTAGACGCATTGCAAAACATGTCTTTCCTCTTATTATTACCTAGTTCACTATGCATCACTATGGGGGAGGGGTCTTTGATACTAATTGTGCTAGTCCCTTGAGTGTCTCTTAACGTCATAAATCTGCGCAtgtcaaaaatacatatattatgAGTTCTACTACATGTATGGTCGCTTATGTagcatttatattcatttgTTGATGCGACGTTTATCACCATTGAAGTTGCCCTTGATGAAACAAGTCTTTGATCTTTATGGAatgattttatgtttttgtatcATTACTGTATTTATTGAATACTACATCTTTCGAATAACAGGTTTCATGTCGACTAGCGCCTGGCTGCTGCCACAAATTAGCTTACCTTGGCATTTTTCTGCAATAGCTGGGGTGGTAGACGCTCCCCAGGTAGATGGGTCACGAAAGTACGTGGAGAAGGTTTGTCTGCGAACTCCTCGTGAAGGGGTTTGCGACCAGGAATCGAAAATTCTGGATAGAAGAGgagatttttttctgcagccACATACTCCGTATTGCCGGTCTGGTGAATACGATTGATTATTTCCGCTGCCCATGTTGTTCCTAGAGAGAGAATGTTGTAAACCTGAGGCAACATATTTATATGATGTATGAAATACTCATCATCTTTttgacaacaacaaaaacaaaaacaacaacaacaacaacaacaacatcaaatgCATTTATCAAAAGGTATTGACAACTACCTGCTTTAGGATAGGTTATCAACCAAATGTCGTCATCTCTGACGTCAAAAGTCTTCATAGCTTCCAGTGTCTCCGACTTTATCATCTTGTGTAGGCTGGCATCCATGTTGAGCGATGTAAAGCTGTATTCTCTCTATGCCAACTTTCTAACGCATAAATAAAGGAATAATAACACAAAGAATATGGATATCCATCGACAACATGCATTTGCTAAGACCACAAACACGTCCCTGACGTCAAAAATGGCCCGATGTTTTCAGTTGAACTTGATTTCCATATGTTCCCGATGTGTGCACGTAAACTGGCCATAGTATTATTTTCTCCCAAAAAAGAATCATATGAACTATCCCCTCACTCCATATAGTCTATGTAAGGTTTCCGTCAATGAATTCGTAGTCGAATGTTGACAACTGACCGTACGACATTCGTGTTGGGTCCCTGTTTGCAATCATTTGAAcggtgtcattttttgtgcatACTTGCACGGGCTACAACAGGCTACTGACAACCGATAGCATGGTCAATAAGGTTATCAGATGCCCTGAAGATCAGAGACAGCAAACAAAGCTATTTGCGAAAACGTGTGTTCGCAAGCGTTTTCTGGGGCGGAAGGGGTAGCATTTTCCCAATTTTATAGGCCGGCGAGAAACCGACAGGCGGGTAAATGTTATAATCAGGGGgcctttttcacaattttaatgTATATTATTAATCATAATTTAATGATTGAGATGCCCAGTAAAATGATTTCAATTTGAGTACACCTACCTACACAGCATAGTACCTTAATATTTTGAAGTTCGGTTGTCATATAGTTTATGAAAAACGTTTCAAAACGAACACCTCCAGAGGTAACAGACTGAGCACTGTAACTGGAACATTTCAACGATGAAACTCGTCCTTGAATCATGCACTCTGGTGAATTTGCGTTGTATGTgcatgatgtttttttttcatgccaCTGCCCACTGCATATCATATGATTTGCACAAGGGCAAAACGACAGAAAAATGACATCATACATCATCGTATACAACTCTGACTTGAACTCTACATTACCTGTGTGGACGTTTGAGGGCCGTCAATCGCCTGTAGCAAGTTTTTTCTCCCAGTTGCAACCGTTTAACGCCAGGTGAGCTGTAGGCAGTATGCTATTACACTAATTCTTAAATGAACACTCACTCACTTATTGTTAGTCTTTCTTTCTGAATCAGGGTACATAGTTCACCTAAAGCAGGGAACACACAATtactcagcaaaattcaaatgagcgaaacaaaatatttttttgctctttgcACCCCGTGGAATTATTTTGTCAAGcaaatggatgtgtttgatGGTCGAATGATTCACATCATTTAAAATTTGCCTGTTAGCACAACCAGACGACTAAAACGGATCAAAACCGACCCTTGAagtgacaaacaaaacaaaacgtacTTACCTGTAGACCATTTAGGTCAAACTCACCCACAGCCGATGCTGAAGACATATTATCGCCTGGGCTCAACTTTGACCAGATATTATCTGGTCAAAGTTTAGCCTCATCGAGATAGAATCTAGAATCGTTGAAATTTTTATATCTGGTACGGTGTGAGACTGGCCGGATATTTCATGTGTACCGCTGTATAACACGTTAGCAGCATTTCGGAGGAAAAATTGGCGTACGCTTTACTTCTCATTTTCAAGTATGCTGAATACAAACTGCTACATACCAAACCCAAGTTTGACctcttgaaattttcaatgccaaaacaaaatggctactATTTACTCAATGAAAACGCTACAATGATTCATCAAAATACCCTACCATGAAATGGGCCGTGGCCTTGACCTTGGACACTAAACCCAATGACCTTGACCATAATGGGTTTGACTTTGCGGCATGTTGTTGAAGTTTTATATCATTATTCTTAAATATGGAAGGAATACTGGATATAGTAAGACTGAGTTATTAAGTTATTAAACACACATTAAGGAATACACTATTTCATTATTCTAGCGAAGTTATCGATATCGATAGCAGTTGAATGTGTTGAAAAAATATAAGAATCAGAAAGTAGAAAGACAGCCTTCATTTCTTCGTCGGGAAGGGGTCGATAAACTGCGTAAGATCTGTAAAAAATGATGATATcttaaattcatcaattgtaaaatgtgatatCCTTCATAGATACCTGTTTACGACGCAAAAATACTTATACACTCGTCATTTTTCTATCAGTGATAtgcacaaataaatatttttcaaaagattGAGACCGGATTTCTTGAAATTATGCATGCAAtgcaaaaacaatgaaatgtcaGTAATAACAATGTTAAGTAAAGACTGCCAATGTAGGCAGGAAACACATAAAATGCAAGCTTCAATAACAGCCATTGTCCAACACTGACATTATTTGTTTTGAATTCCTGGTAGtgttgcgctcgtagttaggggaatttacgagttgaggtaccagtctggatcgtaatgctttcagtaactgaagctgacacaccaagatgtagatttaacacaaccttgtactttattgcaagatggcgaccgtaacGTTACCGTCCAAGGTCTGATCTCAAGTCCCagtctaagctctctacaaagttaaatacatcttcaaacttacataattacaaaagttatcacgtggtaattttcccgccagtctttgattgattcttaagattaaataagatcacaccatggaatataccattctcgattgttctcattgaaatcttaaccaataattaattaaactatcaca
This DNA window, taken from Ptychodera flava strain L36383 chromosome 4, AS_Pfla_20210202, whole genome shotgun sequence, encodes the following:
- the LOC139131060 gene encoding sulfotransferase 1A1-like; translated protein: MDASLHKMIKSETLEAMKTFDVRDDDIWLITYPKAGTTWAAEIINRIHQTGNTEYVAAEKNLLFYPEFSIPGRKPLHEEFADKPSPRTFVTHLPGERLPPQLLQKNAKIIYVCRNPKDVAVSFYSHHKVDPYVKDYTEWSQFYEDFINGAVAFGSWGNHVTYWWKRREQKNVLFHLRGHEEGPERKSKNDC